In the genome of Paenibacillus pabuli, the window TATTTGTAGCGTAATGCAGCCGGATTGTCTAATTCCTGCAGTTTGCCATTATGAAGAAACGCCACACGGTCACATAACTCTGTTGCTTCCTCCATATTATGGGTGGTCAAAAAAACCGTTGTTCCAGCTTCGTTCAGCTTCAACAGCCCACGATGAATGTGTGCCATGTTTCCAGGATCCAGAGCAGACGTCGGTTCATCGAGAAATACGAGTTCAGGCTTATGAATGAGTGCTTTTGCCAGCAGTACACGTTGTTTCATTCCTTTTGACAACTTCGAGACCGTTTTGGAACCTTCATCTTGCAAATTAACTTCACGCAGGATTACTTCGATTTGCTTCAGTGGCGTATTGTATAATTTGCAAAATAACTTCAGGTTATCATAGACGGTCAAGCGTTCATACAAAGAGCTGTTATCCGATAATATTCCAATCCTGGATTTGAAATCAGATGTTCCAAACTTTGCTGAACCCATACCGAGCACTC includes:
- a CDS encoding ABC transporter ATP-binding protein yields the protein MKDTIEVKGMRKVFGENTAIKHVSFHVKQGEIFGLLGPSGSGKTTTVKILTGELMQTAGDVRVLGMGSAKFGTSDFKSRIGILSDNSSLYERLTVYDNLKLFCKLYNTPLKQIEVILREVNLQDEGSKTVSKLSKGMKQRVLLAKALIHKPELVFLDEPTSALDPGNMAHIHRGLLKLNEAGTTVFLTTHNMEEATELCDRVAFLHNGKLQELDNPAALRYKYSTHNFHVETFDGKQLVIKNEPDKADQIRKLIASGQVKAMHTDHPTLGQIFLKVTGQELV